The following proteins are co-located in the Primulina tabacum isolate GXHZ01 chromosome 11, ASM2559414v2, whole genome shotgun sequence genome:
- the LOC142519889 gene encoding uncharacterized protein LOC142519889 — MNLLIWNVRGLRSSESQQRLHAYVKEKIVQILAISEPMIDLDVRFMTHRFGFSRVISNSSCHIWVFFGSFRDSLLQVKPDQGPWLVGGDFNVVRNASECLGSSDGRLLPMEEFNHFILDSGLVDAGFEGSSFTWTNKTIWKRLDRVFVSVDWGDHFHSIRVEHLCRTVSDHCLLFVTVSCHLNDMHRLFVKMKRLKSHLKWWNKTVFGNLFAKLVEAEQAVWLTEEVCEADPSELHWTCLSNCNEDLARVTAMEADFWRQKAACRWLEDDLSVLDCPDFSEFHSVISDLEKASIAALPSLEEVRATVFSIHPDSVAGPDGFSSAFFQHCWEIVHPDVLDAVLDFFRGNPMPQGFTATTITLIPKVESAHAWSDFRPISLCNVTNKIISKLLYTRLRDVVERLISLNQRGFVPARMISDNILLA, encoded by the exons ATGAATCTTCTCATATGGAATGTCAGGGGGCTCCGGAGCTCGGAGTCTCAACAAAGGCTTCATGCCTATGTCAAAGAAAAGATAGTTCAGATTTTGGCTATTTCGGAACCTATGATTGATCTTGATGTTCGTTTTATGACTCATCGTTTTGGTTTCTCTAGAGTTATATCGAATTCATCGTGTCATATCTGGGTTTTCTTTG GCAGCTTCAGGGATTCCCTGCTTCAGGTTAAGCCTGATCAGGGCCCTTGGCTTGTTGGTGGCGATTTTAATGTGGTCAGAAATGCGTCCGAGTGTTTGGGTTCTTCCGATGGGAGGCTCCTTCCCATGGAAGAGttcaatcattttattttggaTTCTGGGCTTGtggatgctggttttgaggggtcttcctTCACGTGGACGaacaagaccatttggaagcgttTAGATCGGGTTTTTGTGTCTGTTGACTGGGGTGATCATTTTCATTCTATACGTGTGGAACACCTCTGCCGTACAGTCTCTGATCATTGTCTCCTTTTTGTGACTGTCTCG TGTCATTTGAATGACATGCACCGTCTTTTTGTGAAAATGAAGCGTCTCAAGAGCCACCTGAAATGGTGGAATAAGACTGTTTTTGGTAATCTTTTTGCCAAACTTGTTGAGGCGGAGCAGGCTGTCTGGCTCACCGAGGAAGTTTGTGAGGCTGATCCTTCTGAGTTGCATTGGACTTGTTTGTCCAATTGCAATGAGGATCTTGCTCGGgttaccgccatggaggcggactTTTGGCGGCAAAAAGCCGCTTGTAGGtggttagaggatg ATCTTTCTGTGCTTGACTGCCCTGATTTTTCTGAGTTTCATTCGGTGATTTCGGATTTGGAGAAAGCCAGTATTGCAGCCCTTCCCTCTTTAGAGGAGGTGCGggcgactgttttctccatCCACCCTGATAGTGTGGCAGGGCCTGATGGTTTCTCTTCGGCGTTCTTTCAacattgctgggagattgtccatcCGGATGTTTTGGATGCGGTTCTGGATTTTTTTCGGGGTAATCCCATGCCCCAGGGGTTTACTGCCACGACGATCACTTTGATTCCCAAAGTCGAGAGTGCTCATGCTTGGTCGGACTTTCGTCCGATCAGTTTGTGCAATGTGACGAATAAAATTATTTCTAAGCTTTTGTACACTCGTCTGAGGGATGTGGTGGAGAGGCTTATCTCGTTGAATCAGAGAGGCTTTGTTCCAGCTCGGATGATTTCGGATAATATCCTTCTTGCTTag